The following are encoded together in the Roseobacter denitrificans OCh 114 genome:
- a CDS encoding OmpA family protein, translating to MKLFSKPVALAMAGVVSLAACTDPAQLNQNPNLSKTQQGALIGAGAGALAGALSRGDGNRDRGAVIGAVVGGAIGAGIGYNLDQQEAELRRDLGNDDVQITNTGDRLIVSLPQDLLFATDSFSVRPDLQNDLYTVAGSLQNYPASTIQVIGHTDSDGDAAYNQRLSERRAGSVAGILMDAGVTPSRLQTIGRGESQPVASNLNEAGKAQNRRVEIIILPTA from the coding sequence ATGAAATTATTCAGTAAACCAGTCGCTTTGGCGATGGCAGGCGTTGTGAGTTTGGCCGCCTGCACAGATCCCGCGCAATTGAACCAAAACCCTAACTTATCCAAGACGCAGCAAGGCGCGTTGATCGGGGCAGGAGCGGGTGCGCTGGCGGGCGCGTTGTCCCGCGGGGATGGCAACCGGGACAGGGGCGCGGTGATCGGCGCGGTCGTCGGCGGCGCGATTGGCGCAGGCATCGGGTACAATCTTGACCAGCAGGAAGCGGAGTTGCGCCGCGATCTTGGCAATGATGATGTGCAGATAACCAACACCGGGGATCGTCTGATCGTGAGCCTGCCGCAGGATTTGCTTTTCGCGACGGACAGTTTTTCGGTACGTCCGGATTTGCAGAACGACCTTTATACCGTTGCGGGCAGCCTGCAAAACTATCCGGCCTCGACCATTCAGGTCATCGGTCACACGGATAGCGATGGAGACGCCGCTTACAATCAACGGCTCTCTGAGCGGCGCGCGGGGTCGGTTGCTGGCATCCTGATGGATGCTGGCGTCACACCATCACGGCTGCAGACCATTGGACGCGGAGAGAGCCAGCCTGTTGCGAGCAACCTCAACGAAGCAGGCAAGGCGCAAAACCGTCGGGTCGAGATCATCATTTTGCCAACCGCATAA
- a CDS encoding NADPH-dependent FMN reductase encodes MAQLTLLGLSGALRQDSTNSKLLREAARLFGECTYVEASLRLPLYDGDAESAQGIPSEVAVLAEQIASADAVVISTPEYNKGPSGVLKNALDWVSRTKDAPWKSKPVAVMSAAAGRAGGERAQMVLRGFMVPFQPRILQGPEMHLADSSNQFDDNGQLVSEFYQKTLTQLMQNLRDEIAR; translated from the coding sequence ATGGCTCAACTTACACTGCTCGGACTGTCCGGGGCATTGCGGCAGGATTCGACAAACAGCAAGTTGCTGCGTGAAGCCGCGCGGCTCTTTGGCGAATGCACCTATGTCGAAGCCAGCCTTCGGCTGCCGCTCTATGATGGTGACGCAGAATCGGCGCAGGGCATTCCGAGTGAAGTTGCCGTTCTGGCAGAACAGATTGCCTCAGCCGATGCGGTTGTCATTTCGACCCCGGAATACAACAAGGGACCATCAGGTGTCCTGAAAAATGCTTTGGATTGGGTGTCGCGTACGAAGGACGCGCCGTGGAAATCCAAACCTGTTGCCGTGATGTCTGCCGCTGCGGGACGCGCGGGCGGGGAACGCGCGCAGATGGTGCTGCGCGGGTTTATGGTGCCCTTCCAGCCGCGCATCCTGCAAGGCCCCGAAATGCACCTGGCCGATAGCAGCAACCAGTTTGATGACAACGGGCAGTTGGTATCTGAGTTCTATCAAAAGACACTTACCCAACTGATGCAAAACCTGCGTGACGAAATCGCGCGATAG
- a CDS encoding NAD(P)/FAD-dependent oxidoreductase: MIDITIRGAGILGLSIAWVCVQRGAQVRIVDPFGAGAGSSGGVVGALAPHVPENWNPKKAFQLDSLLMAQGFWSDVADASGKNPGYIRSGRLQPIADEHALTLAHRRCDTAKELWGAHAKWRVEPATPTEWSPPSPTGWLIRDNLSALIHPRLATNALAAALKSRGVSIETDAADHGQTVWATGVHGLQMLSAAHHRSVGNGVKGQAAVFDHDAAGQPQLFIDGLHIVPHANGTVAIGSTSEREYTTPDQTDTQLDALIEKARAVFPTLKTARVIERWAGVRPRSRSRAPMLGAWPGRDGHFIANGGFKIGFGMAPKIAHVMADLLLEGKDTIPEGFEVSASF; this comes from the coding sequence ATGATTGATATCACCATTCGCGGGGCGGGTATTCTTGGATTATCAATCGCTTGGGTATGCGTGCAGCGCGGCGCACAGGTCCGAATTGTTGATCCGTTTGGCGCAGGTGCAGGCAGCAGTGGCGGCGTGGTCGGCGCGCTTGCCCCCCATGTGCCAGAAAACTGGAACCCCAAGAAAGCGTTTCAGTTGGACAGCCTGCTTATGGCGCAGGGGTTTTGGTCTGACGTGGCCGATGCAAGCGGCAAGAACCCCGGCTACATCAGAAGTGGCCGCCTGCAACCGATTGCGGATGAACATGCCCTCACGCTTGCACACCGCAGATGCGATACCGCCAAAGAGCTTTGGGGCGCGCATGCAAAGTGGCGCGTCGAGCCTGCAACACCTACCGAATGGTCACCCCCAAGCCCGACAGGTTGGCTGATAAGAGACAACCTGAGCGCCTTGATACACCCGAGGCTGGCCACAAACGCGCTTGCAGCCGCGCTCAAAAGCCGAGGGGTCAGCATTGAAACAGATGCCGCAGACCACGGGCAAACTGTCTGGGCTACCGGCGTTCATGGCCTGCAAATGCTCTCTGCGGCCCACCACCGTTCCGTTGGCAATGGGGTGAAAGGCCAAGCCGCCGTTTTTGATCATGACGCGGCGGGTCAGCCACAACTGTTTATCGACGGATTGCATATCGTGCCCCATGCAAACGGCACCGTTGCCATCGGATCGACCTCCGAAAGGGAGTATACCACCCCTGATCAAACCGACACGCAGCTTGATGCCTTGATCGAAAAGGCACGCGCGGTTTTTCCAACTCTGAAAACTGCCAGAGTGATCGAGAGATGGGCCGGCGTGCGCCCTCGCAGCCGCAGCCGCGCCCCGATGCTCGGCGCATGGCCGGGCCGGGACGGGCATTTCATCGCGAACGGCGGCTTTAAAATCGGCTTTGGCATGGCCCCAAAGATCGCCCATGTGATGGCCGATTTGCTTTTGGAGGGCAAAGATACCATTCCCGAAGGCTTTGAAGTCAGCGCATCCTTCTGA
- a CDS encoding RNA pyrophosphohydrolase produces the protein MTPEEIARLPYRPCVGVMLMNGQGEVFVGQRRDNNVAAWQMPQGGVEKGEDPRAAALRELWEETGVNPELAEVVAETEDWLPYDLPYDLVPKLWKGRYRGQEQKWFLMRFHGADSDINIATEHPEFSQWRWLPAADLVENIVPFKRDVYVAVLDAFEAHL, from the coding sequence ATGACCCCAGAAGAGATCGCCAGACTGCCCTATCGTCCTTGCGTGGGTGTGATGTTGATGAACGGACAGGGCGAGGTTTTCGTAGGGCAGCGGCGCGATAACAACGTCGCCGCATGGCAGATGCCTCAGGGTGGGGTTGAAAAAGGTGAAGACCCGCGCGCCGCCGCCTTGCGTGAATTATGGGAAGAAACAGGTGTGAACCCTGAATTGGCCGAGGTGGTGGCGGAGACGGAAGACTGGCTGCCTTATGATCTGCCTTATGATCTGGTGCCAAAGCTGTGGAAAGGGCGATACCGTGGGCAAGAGCAGAAGTGGTTTCTGATGCGCTTTCACGGGGCAGACAGCGATATCAACATCGCAACCGAACATCCGGAGTTCTCACAGTGGCGCTGGCTGCCTGCGGCGGATTTGGTTGAGAATATCGTTCCCTTCAAGCGGGACGTTTACGTGGCCGTACTCGATGCTTTTGAGGCGCATCTTTAG
- a CDS encoding GNAT family N-acetyltransferase: MLGNGFHGIPAGKLAMIVTYLEMRERAAVTPRPLPEGLALREVAADPIWFRDIFTRVGSLNWLWYGRLKLNDTDLAAILQDPKVEHYTLTKDGKDEALLELDFREDGVCELAYFGLTPALIGMGAGRCLMNEAIMRAWARPISLLHVHTCTLDSPQALDFYRRSGFTPVRQEVEIDDDPRILGILPRTAGANIPIFDP, encoded by the coding sequence ATGCTCGGCAATGGCTTCCACGGCATTCCCGCAGGCAAACTGGCGATGATCGTCACCTATCTGGAAATGCGCGAACGCGCGGCGGTAACACCCCGCCCTCTGCCCGAAGGTCTCGCGTTGCGTGAGGTGGCAGCCGACCCGATCTGGTTTCGCGACATCTTCACGCGCGTGGGGTCGCTGAACTGGCTCTGGTACGGGCGGCTAAAACTGAACGACACAGATTTGGCCGCGATCTTGCAAGACCCGAAGGTCGAGCACTACACGCTGACTAAAGACGGTAAGGACGAAGCCCTGCTGGAACTGGATTTTCGGGAGGATGGCGTTTGTGAACTGGCGTATTTTGGCCTGACGCCTGCGCTGATCGGCATGGGTGCCGGGCGCTGCCTGATGAACGAAGCGATCATGCGCGCCTGGGCGAGGCCTATTTCGCTGTTGCACGTGCACACCTGTACGCTCGACAGCCCGCAAGCGCTCGATTTTTACCGCCGCAGCGGTTTTACCCCTGTCCGCCAGGAAGTCGAAATAGACGATGATCCGCGCATCCTTGGCATTCTGCCCAGAACCGCAGGCGCGAATATTCCAATCTTTGACCCCTAA
- a CDS encoding methylated-DNA--[protein]-cysteine S-methyltransferase, with translation MTQHQTLPQTTEGAYHYQVIRRAIELIDQTDQPISLDEIAANMGMSPAHFQRVFSRWVGVSPKRYQQYLTLGHAKTLLSERFSTLAASHAVGLSGSGRLHDLFLRWEAMSPGEFARKGAGLTIYWGWFESPFGPAIVMGTEKGICGMGFAAEMGAETAFEDLAARWPQASYVEDPMMLRPWVLQAFGAKDGALDTTPLFLIGAPFQIKVWEALLSIPTGHVTTYSEIAQAVGAPRAVRAVGTAVGRNPISWIIPCHRALRKSGGLGGYHWGIPMKRAMLAYEAVELET, from the coding sequence ATGACACAGCACCAGACCCTGCCACAAACCACCGAAGGCGCCTATCATTACCAAGTGATACGTCGGGCGATCGAACTGATTGATCAAACGGATCAGCCCATCTCCCTTGATGAGATTGCCGCAAACATGGGGATGTCCCCTGCGCATTTTCAGCGTGTATTCTCGCGGTGGGTGGGCGTTTCCCCGAAACGGTATCAGCAGTATCTGACCCTTGGACATGCAAAAACCCTGCTGAGTGAACGGTTTTCGACGCTTGCGGCATCTCATGCTGTGGGTTTGTCCGGCAGCGGGCGTTTGCATGATCTGTTCCTGCGGTGGGAAGCGATGAGCCCGGGTGAATTCGCGCGCAAGGGGGCGGGATTGACCATTTACTGGGGCTGGTTCGAAAGCCCCTTTGGCCCCGCGATTGTCATGGGCACGGAAAAAGGCATCTGCGGCATGGGATTTGCGGCGGAAATGGGCGCTGAAACTGCATTTGAGGATCTTGCCGCGCGCTGGCCGCAGGCGTCCTATGTCGAAGACCCGATGATGCTGCGCCCATGGGTGTTGCAGGCGTTCGGTGCCAAGGATGGCGCGCTGGATACCACACCGTTGTTTTTGATTGGTGCGCCGTTCCAGATAAAAGTCTGGGAAGCGCTTTTGTCCATTCCGACGGGCCATGTCACGACCTACTCCGAAATCGCGCAAGCTGTTGGTGCGCCGCGTGCGGTGCGCGCGGTTGGTACGGCTGTGGGCAGAAATCCGATCAGTTGGATCATTCCCTGTCACCGTGCCCTGCGTAAATCCGGCGGTCTGGGGGGGTATCACTGGGGCATCCCCATGAAACGCGCGATGCTTGCCTATGAGGCGGTCGAACTGGAAACATAA
- a CDS encoding DUF4399 domain-containing protein — MRRIAGFIAAFVLTASFAWAGGETPANPDAEVYFINLEDGQTVSSPVRVKFGLRGMGVAPAGTEKEMTGHHHLFVNRAPFGEGEDGADELANGIPADENHIHFGGGQTETEIELPAGQHTLQLVLGDSGHVPHATPIVSEVITITVE, encoded by the coding sequence ATGAGACGTATTGCAGGCTTCATCGCGGCATTTGTTCTGACCGCGTCATTTGCGTGGGCTGGCGGCGAAACCCCCGCGAACCCGGATGCCGAAGTGTATTTTATCAACCTTGAAGACGGCCAAACCGTATCTTCGCCCGTGCGGGTAAAGTTCGGTTTGCGCGGGATGGGCGTCGCCCCGGCGGGCACGGAAAAAGAGATGACGGGGCATCATCACCTGTTCGTTAACCGTGCGCCGTTTGGTGAGGGCGAAGACGGTGCTGACGAGTTGGCAAATGGTATTCCGGCTGATGAAAACCACATCCATTTCGGTGGTGGTCAGACCGAAACGGAAATCGAGTTGCCCGCTGGTCAGCACACGCTCCAGCTTGTTTTGGGAGACTCGGGGCATGTACCACATGCAACGCCCATCGTGTCCGAGGTAATTACCATTACCGTCGAGTGA
- the nth gene encoding endonuclease III, with protein MAKQLDYHTIREIFTRFQAADPEPKGELEHVNVYTLVVAVALSAQATDAGVNKATRALFKIADTPQKMLDLGLEGVTEHIKTIGLFRQKAKNVIKLSQILVDQYGGVVPNSRAALQSLPGVGRKTANVVLNMWWQQPAQAVDTHIFRLGNRTGIAPGKTVDIVERAIEDNIPADFQLHAHHWMILHGRYHCKARKPLCGTCIINDLCPFEDKTE; from the coding sequence ATGGCAAAACAACTCGATTATCATACGATCCGGGAAATTTTTACACGCTTTCAGGCGGCTGATCCAGAACCCAAGGGCGAGCTTGAGCATGTGAACGTCTATACGCTGGTTGTGGCTGTCGCCCTCAGCGCGCAGGCCACGGACGCGGGCGTCAACAAAGCCACACGTGCGCTGTTCAAGATCGCGGATACCCCGCAAAAGATGTTGGATCTGGGGCTTGAAGGTGTCACGGAGCACATCAAGACAATCGGTCTTTTTCGTCAAAAGGCCAAGAATGTCATCAAGCTGAGCCAGATTCTTGTTGATCAATATGGCGGCGTTGTACCCAACAGCCGCGCCGCACTGCAAAGCCTTCCGGGTGTGGGTCGCAAGACGGCCAACGTGGTGTTGAACATGTGGTGGCAGCAGCCTGCACAGGCCGTGGACACGCATATCTTTCGGCTCGGAAACCGCACCGGGATCGCCCCCGGCAAGACGGTCGACATCGTCGAGCGCGCCATCGAGGATAACATTCCGGCAGATTTCCAGCTTCATGCGCATCATTGGATGATCCTGCATGGGCGCTACCACTGCAAAGCGCGCAAGCCCCTGTGCGGGACCTGCATCATAAACGATCTCTGCCCATTTGAGGACAAAACCGAATGA
- a CDS encoding NADPH-dependent 2,4-dienoyl-CoA reductase, translated as MANYPNLLAPLDLGFTTLKNRVLMGSMHTGLEETKDWNRVAEFYAERARGEVALMVTGGIGPNLEGSVLPGAAMMVSDQDVANHKVITDRVHEAGGKIAMQILHAGRYAYGPKCVAPSAIKSPISPFAPAELDADGIEKQISDIVACAARAQEAGYDGVEIMGSEGYFLNQFLVTHTNKRTDEWGGSYENRMRLPVEVVRRVRAAVGTDFIIIYRLSMIDLIPNGSTHDEVVQLAQAVEAAGATIINTGIGWHEARIPTIATSVPRAAFAWVTKKLMGKVGIPVITSNRINTPDVAEEVLATGCADMVSMARPMLADADFVLKAMRGKSGEIAPCIACNQACLDHTFSGKISSCLVNPRACYETELKIEPVTRPKAIAIVGAGPAGLSTAITAAQRGHNVTLFDQADEIGGQLNMAKQVPGKEEFWGLVDWYRIMLDTTGVTVSLGQPVGADDLKTFDEVVVATGVVPRDPGIEGQNAPNVVSYIEVLRGTAQVGKRVVIVGAGGIGFDVAEYLVHEGESPTVNLPEWMREWGVSDPGENRSGLAPEGPQPAPPARDVTLLQRKAEKPGKRLGKTTGWIHRAALAMKNVKMKGGVNYESVKDGGLLVSFGEARENPTLIEADTIVLCAGQLPERSLADALDAAGTPYHIIGGADVAAELDAKRAIDQGTRLAAVL; from the coding sequence ATGGCCAACTATCCAAATCTACTGGCGCCGCTGGATCTTGGCTTTACGACGCTGAAAAACCGCGTGTTGATGGGGTCGATGCACACTGGCCTTGAAGAAACCAAGGACTGGAACCGGGTCGCTGAGTTTTATGCCGAACGCGCCAGAGGCGAGGTCGCCCTGATGGTCACAGGCGGGATTGGCCCCAACCTCGAAGGCTCTGTCCTGCCGGGTGCGGCCATGATGGTCAGCGATCAGGATGTGGCAAACCACAAGGTCATTACGGATCGGGTGCATGAGGCGGGCGGCAAAATCGCCATGCAAATCCTGCATGCGGGCCGCTACGCCTATGGGCCCAAATGCGTCGCACCCTCGGCCATCAAATCCCCGATCTCGCCTTTCGCACCGGCCGAGTTGGACGCCGACGGGATCGAAAAACAGATCAGCGATATCGTTGCCTGCGCCGCCCGCGCGCAGGAGGCCGGATATGACGGCGTCGAGATCATGGGATCTGAGGGATATTTCCTGAACCAGTTTCTGGTCACCCATACCAACAAGCGCACGGACGAATGGGGCGGGTCATATGAAAACCGCATGCGCCTGCCTGTTGAGGTCGTGCGCCGCGTGCGCGCGGCTGTGGGCACCGATTTCATCATCATCTACCGGCTGTCGATGATTGACCTGATTCCGAACGGCTCCACCCATGACGAGGTCGTTCAGCTTGCACAGGCGGTCGAGGCGGCAGGCGCCACGATCATCAACACCGGCATCGGCTGGCACGAAGCGCGCATTCCGACAATCGCCACATCCGTTCCCCGCGCGGCCTTTGCATGGGTCACCAAAAAGCTGATGGGCAAGGTCGGGATTCCGGTCATTACCTCCAACCGCATCAACACGCCAGACGTTGCCGAGGAGGTACTTGCCACCGGCTGCGCCGATATGGTGTCGATGGCGCGCCCGATGCTGGCAGATGCGGATTTTGTGCTCAAAGCCATGCGCGGTAAATCGGGCGAAATCGCACCCTGCATCGCCTGTAATCAGGCCTGTCTGGACCATACGTTCAGCGGGAAAATATCCAGTTGCCTTGTGAACCCGCGCGCCTGTTATGAGACCGAATTGAAAATCGAACCCGTCACACGACCAAAGGCAATTGCCATCGTCGGCGCAGGCCCTGCGGGCCTTTCCACCGCAATCACAGCAGCGCAGCGGGGCCATAATGTCACCCTGTTCGATCAGGCGGATGAAATCGGCGGCCAGCTCAACATGGCGAAACAAGTGCCGGGGAAGGAAGAGTTCTGGGGCCTTGTGGATTGGTACCGCATCATGCTGGACACCACCGGCGTCACGGTATCACTGGGGCAGCCCGTAGGTGCGGATGATTTAAAAACCTTTGATGAGGTAGTTGTTGCGACAGGCGTGGTCCCGCGCGACCCCGGCATCGAGGGGCAGAATGCGCCGAATGTTGTCAGCTACATCGAAGTTCTGCGCGGTACGGCTCAGGTCGGAAAACGCGTCGTGATCGTGGGCGCGGGCGGCATCGGGTTCGATGTGGCTGAATACCTTGTGCACGAAGGTGAAAGCCCCACGGTAAATCTGCCCGAATGGATGCGCGAATGGGGTGTTTCTGACCCGGGCGAAAACCGGTCGGGCCTTGCACCGGAAGGTCCGCAGCCCGCCCCGCCCGCGCGCGATGTCACCTTGCTGCAGCGCAAGGCGGAGAAGCCCGGGAAACGGCTGGGCAAGACCACAGGCTGGATTCACCGGGCGGCGCTTGCCATGAAAAACGTCAAAATGAAGGGCGGCGTCAATTACGAGAGCGTTAAGGACGGCGGGCTTTTGGTGTCCTTCGGTGAGGCCCGCGAAAATCCCACTCTGATCGAGGCCGACACAATCGTGTTATGCGCGGGGCAACTGCCCGAAAGATCGCTTGCGGATGCACTTGATGCTGCTGGCACGCCCTATCACATCATCGGCGGTGCAGATGTGGCCGCAGAACTGGATGCCAAACGCGCAATTGATCAGGGCACGCGTTTGGCGGCAGTACTTTAG
- a CDS encoding adenosine kinase: MTQYEVVGIGNAVVDVISHADDSFLAHMGIEKGIMQLIERDRAEVLYGAMQDRLQTPGGSVANAIAGVGALGLPTAFIGRVHDDALGRFYAESMRDGGTDFVNAPVQGGDLPTSRSMIFVSPDGERSMNTYLGISTDLGPADVPETVASNAKIIFLEGYLFDKDHGKEAFLQASRLACAAGGKAGIAISDPFCVERHRSDFLTLIENELDYVIGNQHEIESLFETDLETALAKTAAICPLVICTRSGDGVTVVSGDERIDVPVQTVTPVDATGAGDQFAAGFLYGMATGRDLTTCARMGNLCAAEVISHVGPRPLIDMMAEFRKAGLV, translated from the coding sequence ATGACACAATACGAAGTGGTCGGCATCGGAAACGCCGTTGTCGACGTGATCAGCCATGCCGATGACAGTTTTCTCGCCCATATGGGCATCGAAAAAGGCATCATGCAGCTGATCGAACGCGACCGGGCCGAGGTGCTTTATGGCGCGATGCAGGATCGCCTGCAAACACCGGGCGGCTCGGTTGCCAATGCCATTGCAGGTGTCGGCGCTCTGGGCTTGCCGACAGCCTTTATCGGGCGGGTGCACGACGATGCTTTGGGCCGGTTTTATGCAGAATCCATGCGCGATGGTGGCACCGATTTCGTGAATGCGCCGGTGCAGGGTGGGGATTTGCCAACCTCACGTTCCATGATTTTCGTCTCCCCCGATGGTGAGCGGTCGATGAACACATACCTTGGTATTTCAACGGACCTTGGCCCGGCGGACGTGCCCGAAACAGTCGCATCCAATGCCAAGATCATCTTTCTTGAGGGGTATTTGTTTGACAAGGACCACGGCAAAGAGGCGTTTTTGCAAGCCTCCCGTCTGGCTTGTGCGGCAGGTGGTAAAGCAGGGATCGCCATCTCCGACCCCTTTTGTGTCGAGCGGCACCGCTCTGATTTCCTGACCCTGATCGAGAACGAACTGGATTACGTGATCGGCAATCAGCACGAGATTGAATCGCTCTTTGAAACCGATCTTGAAACCGCGCTCGCGAAAACGGCGGCGATCTGCCCCCTGGTGATATGCACGCGATCAGGCGATGGCGTCACCGTGGTTTCAGGGGATGAACGCATTGATGTCCCCGTGCAGACGGTCACACCCGTGGACGCAACCGGGGCGGGCGATCAATTCGCCGCCGGGTTCCTCTATGGCATGGCAACGGGGCGCGATCTGACGACCTGCGCGCGGATGGGCAATCTTTGCGCAGCCGAAGTCATAAGCCACGTTGGCCCCCGGCCCCTGATCGACATGATGGCGGAATTCCGTAAGGCGGGACTGGTCTGA